A single genomic interval of Carassius auratus strain Wakin unplaced genomic scaffold, ASM336829v1 scaf_tig00042951, whole genome shotgun sequence harbors:
- the med31 gene encoding mediator of RNA polymerase II transcription subunit 31 has translation MAGVMETEDQARHRFQLELEFVQCLANPNYLNFLAQRGYLREKPFVNYLKYLLYWKEPEYAKFLKYPHCLHMLELLQYEHFRKELVNAQCAKFIDEQQILHWQHYSRKRTRLQQALVEQQQQQQQPQAPSHGNTTSK, from the exons ATGGCTGGTGTTATGGAAACAG AGGATCAGGCAAGACACCGTTTCCAGCTTGAGTTGGAGTTTGTCCAGTGCCTAGCGAACCCGAACTATCTGAACT TTTTGGCTCAAAGAGGCTACCTGAGAGAGAAGCCTTTTGTCAATTACTTGAAGTATCTACTTTACTGGAAAGAACCAGAATATGCTAAATTCCTGAA ATATCCTCATTGTCTGCACATGTTAGAGCTATTGCAGTATGAGCATTTCCGAAAGGAGCTGGTGAATGCGCAGTGTGCCAAGTTCATAGACGAACAGCAGATCCTGCACTGGCAGCATTACTCACGGAAGCGGACACGCCTGCAGCAAGCACTCGTGGagcaacagcaacagcaacagcagcCGCAGGCTCCATCCCATGGCAACACCACATCCAAATGA